Below is a window of Vibrio aerogenes DNA.
GCATGTTCTATCGACAAAAAAACGTGATGAGACCACCGTTCAGGCCATAGCCAAAATTGCTCGTCTTGCTTTTATTCTGACGGGGTTATTATCTTTAATGCAAACCTTTGGCCTGAGTTTGTCCGGGCTGTTGACATTTGGTGGTGTTGGCGGGCTGGTCGTTGGTTTTGCGGCCAAAGATTTACTGTCGAACTTTTTCGGCGGGTTGATGATTTATTTTGACCGTCCGTTTAAAGTCGGAGACTGGATTCGTTCTCCGGATCGGAATATAGAAGGGACCGTTGAGCGGATTGGCTGGCGGATGACGATTATCCGGACCTTTGATAAGCGTCCTTTGTATGTGCCGAATGCTGTTTTCAGCCATATTGTGGTTGAGAACCCTTCGCGGATGCTGAACCGGAGAATCTATGAAACAATCGGGCTGCGCTACGATGATGCAGAAAAAGTTTCTCGGATTATTCAGGATGTGAAAACAATGCTGGAAACGCATCCGGATATTGATGCCAGCCAGACGCTGATCGTGAACTTCAACGCCTTTGGACCTTCCTCATTAGACTTCTTTATCTATACCTTCACGAAAACGGTGAACTGGATTAAATATCATGAGGTCAAACAAGATATTTTGTTACGGGTGATGACGATTATTCACCAGCATGACGCTGATATTGCTTATCCAACTCAAATTCTCAAGCTGGAGCCTGAGAGTTCAGGCAGCAGTGAAGGGCACGTATTTCATCCACAAGGATGAGTGTTAAAACAGACAAAAAAACCGGAGCACGTTGTGTGCTCCGGATAAAGAAGACAGACAAGCATGACATGATTGTGATGACACGCTTCAACCGGACTATTTTCTCATTGAATTCAGCTTTGCCTGGGCAATCCCGAAAATCGAATTGACCGGATAGCTGCTGTCTTCGGTCGCTATCCCCGCCGGTTTACCCGTGAATATCTCAATCGCCTCTGTCACATGGTCAATTGCCCAGATATGAAATTCCCCCTTATCGACCGCGGTGACAATATCTTCCCGCAGCATCAGGTTATGAACGTTTGATCTGGGGATAATCACACCTTGATCCGGATGGCGGCCTTTAATTTTACATACATCAAAAAAGCCTTCGATTTTTTCGTTCAGTCCGCCAATGGGCTGGGCTTCACCAAACTGATTCATCGAGCCGGTAATGGCAATATTCTGATAGTTAGGCTGTTTCGAGAATGCTGACACAATCGCGCAAAACTCTGCCATGCTGGCACTGTCGCCATCAACTCCGCCGTAAGACTGTTCAAAAGTAATTGTGGTCGTCAGCGGAACTTTGGCATTTTTTCCCAGCACGGAGTGCAAATAAGCCGACAGAATCATCACGCCTTTGGAGTGCAGGCTGCCGCCTAAGTCGACGTTTCGCTCAATATCGATGATGTCACCATCGCCGTAACAAGTGGTTGCCGTAATCCGGTTGGGCATGCCGAAAGCATGATCGCTGGTACTTAACACCGATAACGCATTGACCTGCCCGACTGCCATGCCTTCAGTCTGAATCAGCATGGTGCCGTTTACAAAACCTTCCATAATATTGTGCTGAATCCGGTTGACCCGCAATTCCTGATTATGCAGTGCTTCATTCACGTGACCAACCCGGATCATATTGGAGTTGGCTTGTCTGGCGACGAAATTAGATTCGCGCAGCAAATTGGCAATATGGGCCGAATGCAGGGACAGTTTATTCTGATCGCCTGCCACTCTTGAGCTTTGTTCTATGATTCTGGCAATGGCTTTGCGGTCACAGTGGAGCATATTATTATCGTGCACAAAACTGGAGATAAACCGGGCATACTGAAGTTCAGAATCTGATGTCCTTGGCATTTCATCTTCGAAATCAGCGGTGACACGGAACAGTTCGCTGAACTCAGGATCATAATGTGCCAGCAACTGGTAGGTCCGGTAATCTCCGAACAGAATGATTTTTACATTCAGTGGAATAGGTTCCGGGTCAAGAGAAACTGCGCCGGTTAAAGTCACTTCTTTTTCCAGTGACGTCAGGCTGAGCTGGCGCGAACGCAGTGCCCGCTTCAGGCCATCCCAGACATAAGGACGCTCCAGTACTTTAATCGCGTCCATCAGCAGCACACCACCATTGGCGCGGTGCAGACTACCGGGACGGATCAGTGAGAAATCGGTGAAGACTGTGCCTTTGTAGGTCGCGGTTTCAATGTAGCCGAATAAAGAGTGATAATTGGGGTTTTCTTCGACAACAATCGGGAAATGTTCATCGGTATGGCTGACCAGTACATTGACTTTGTAGCGGCGGGGCAGCTTTTTATCCAGTGATGCCGTCGCCATGTCACCCTGCTCATTGCTTTCATCAAGAAAAATTTCAACGTTTTCAATGATATCCTTCTTTAATTCAGTCAGATACTCTTTGACGGGGGCGTATTCACTATAATCTTTTTTCAGTTTTTTGATGAAGTGCGTCAGGACTTCCCCCGTCACCTCATCATTGAGTTTTTTGATCTTCTCAGTATAGGTTTCTTCCCATTCTGAGAGTTGTCTGACCATGGTCCGGAGCTTGACTTCCAGATCATCAATCGCCTGACTGAAGCGTTCCTGTTCTTTCTGACTTAACGCTTCAAAGGTTTCTTCGGTATGCAGCTCTTCTCCGTTCAGCGCAACAAACTGATAGTCCCCTTGTGGGGTAATGGTCAGATTGATATGACGTGCTTTAGCCTCTTTGCTGATCTGTTCCAGTTCGGTTTGTTGCTTGGTTGCCAGCTGGTTTTTAAGCTGTTCGGCCCGGCTGATATAAAGTTCATTATCGAAAGCCAGCGGAATTGCAACCAGGAGTTTTTCGATCAGCTTTTCAATATCATGCCGTAACTTACCACCGATACCCTGCGGCAATTTCATGACTTTAGGTGTGCGGATTTCATTAAAATTTGCCACATAGCACCAGTCGTATAACCCGCCATTTTCATGTTGATGGCGGTTGAGGTAGCGCAGTATCATGGTCCGTTTCCCCAGACCATTCCGCCCGATCGCATAGATATTGTACCCTTTCTCCTGTATTGACATGGCAAACTCAACGGCTTTTTGTGCCCGTTCCTGTCCGATGATTTCATCGATTGGGCTTAAACTTTTTGTTGATTTGCTGGTGAGTTTGTCCAGCCTGGCAACATGATATAACTGTTCTGTTTTTAATCGGTCGATTGCCATTATCCCCTCGCTTTAAACACACGTGATACGTTTGCATCCATGCCCGTTGTTGTCAGGCGTATGATTTGCCCGGATATACCTGTCACCTGAATACCTGTCACCTGAATTATCAGGATGTGGGTATAAGCATATATTCAGACAGACTGAATGTAACAGTGTAAATGCTATTTTGTTCATTTTTAGTGACTTACTGCTAATTCAGTTCTGAGTGAACAAATTATCACCAATATGGTGCCGACGGAGTCCTCAGCTTCATAAAAAGAATGCTTTTCTAATGATTCGCGACTCAGTAGACTGGCGGCCTCATATGTATTTTCCGGGCGTATACTGAGATGCCCCGCTGGATAGAAACAGACGATGTTAAAACAGACCACACGAACAGAACAGACTGGCTCAGGACTGGCCAGACAGCTATTTTCGATGACCTGGCCCATGGTTTTTGGTGTTTTGTCCATGATGAGCTTCCAGTTGATTGACAGTATTTTTATCTCTCAGCTGGGCGTGTTACCTTTGGCGGCACAAGGATTTACCCTGCCGGTGCAGATGATAGTCATCGGCCTTCAGGTGGGGCTGGGAATCGCGACCACCGCCGTGATTGGCCGTGTGTCAGGGCAGGGGAATGCGCAGTATGCAAAACAGTTGGGCGGACTGATTCTGGTGATCGGTAGTGTCAGTGTTGCTGTGCTGGCGGTGATGATTTTTCTGATCCGGGATCCGTTACTGCATTTTCTTGGTGCTTCTGAGGATATTTTTCCGATCATTGATTTGTACTGGCCTTATTGGCTGGTGAGCGCATGGTCTGGTGCGACACTCTATTTTCTCTACAGTATCTGCCGTGCGAACGGTAATACAATCCTTCCCGGCTCAATGATGGTGGTGACCAGTCTGCTGAATCTGGTATTTGATCCGCTGTTTATTTTCAGTATGGATCTGGGATTGCCGGGGGCAGCACTGGCGACACTTGCTTCATTTGCACTGGGCGGTTTGATTGTGACGATCCGCATCTGGCCGAAGCGTTTATTGTCTTTTATCTGGCAGGGTATGGATATTCCGGTCAGTATCCGGATGATTCTTCAGGTGATGGGACCGGCAACGGTCAGTCAGTTGTTACCACCACTGTCTGCAATGACGGCCACAAAAATTATTGCGGCTTACGGTTCTGCGCCGGTGGCTGCCTGGGCAATTGGCTCACGGTTTGAATTTTTCTCTCTGGTGGTGGTACTTGCTTTAACCATGGCAATGCCGCCAATGGTGGCACGTTTTCTTGGTGGGAAGAAGGTTGCCGAGATCCGTCAGCTGATGCGTATTGCGGTGTGCTTTATTTTGAGTTTTCAGGCCGGGCTGGCGATCATCAGCTTTGGTTTATCATTTTTTGCAGTGAACTGGATGTCTGATGACCCGGCGGTGCGTCAGTTACTGCGCTGGCACCTGACTTATGTGCCGGTGAGTCTGGCACCTTTGGGTGTGTGTATGTTGGTTGTGTCGGTGGCGAATGCGCTCGGGCGTTCTTATACTGCGTTGACGATTTCAGCGCTGCGCTTATTTGTGTTCTTTCTGCCCTGTTTATGGATAGGTGCGCAGTTGTTGCAGCTGAAAGGAATTTATATGGGTGCTCTGGTGGGAAACTGTCTCGCCGGAGCGGGTGCATGGGTGATGTATCGCCGGATGATTCATCAGACAGAGAAACAAAACAATCAGGGCTGATCGTTTGATCAGCCCTGAGTCATTGAAATCACCACTGAAAGGTGAACTGAGAAAGCGGAGCTAAGCCTGACGACGTTTTTCAACTGCCGCAGCCAGCTGGCGCAGTACCGCTTCCGTATCATCCCAGCCGATACAGGCATCGGTGATTGACTGGCCATAAGTGGCCGCACGGCCATCCACCAGATCCTGACGACCTTCAACCAGATGAGATTCAATCATCACACCAAAAATTGTATTTTCACCGCCGGCAATTTGTGCTGAAACATCTTCAGCAACGACCATTTGACGTTCATACTTTTTGCTGCTGTTTGCATGGCTGAAGTCGATCATCACTTTTTGCGGCAATCCGGCTGCCCCCAGTTTCTGCTTGACTTCCTGAACGTGCGCTTCACTGTAGTTTGGCTCTTTACCGCCGCGTAAAATGATATGGCAGTCAGGGTTGCCGTCTGTTTCCACAATGGCAGAGTGACCAAATTTGGTCACAGAAAGGAAATGGTGAGAAGCGCTGGCAGAACGAATCGCATCGGCTGCAATCTTTATGTTTCCATCAGTACCGTTCTTAAAACCGACCGGGCTGGAAAGGCCGGAAGCCAGTTCGCGGTGAACCTGTGATTCTGTGGTTCGTGCGCCGATTGCACCCCAGCTGATTAAATCAGCAAGGTATTGCGGAGAAATCATGTCCAGGAATTCACTGGCAGTCGGCATGCCCATATCGGTCAGATCCAGCAATAACTTACGGCCAATTTTCAGACCTTCGTTAATTTTGTAGGTGTTGTTCATGTACGGGTCGTTGATCAAACCTTTCCAGCCAACAGTGGTTCTTGGTTTTTCAAAATAAACACGCATCACGATTTCCAGCTTGTCGCCAAGCTCATCACGCATTTTTTTCAGGCGTTTGCCATATTCAACCGCAGCTTCCGGATCATGAATTGAACATGGGCCGATGATGACCAGCAGGCGATCATCCTTGTCATTCAGAATATTATGAATCGCTTTACGGGCATTAAAAGTTGTTGATGCGGCAACATCGGTTGCCGGAAATTTTTCTAAAATCGCAACTGGCGGCAGTAATTCTTTAATTCGTTTAATTTTTACGTCATCAGTCTGAAACATTCCGTTCTGTATCCTTTTTCATCTTAGTCGGTGCATTGGACAACAGGCTCTGACAAACCTTTGTATGACTCGCTGTGTCCGATGGAATGTCTGTAAGTTATCGGGTTCAGATTCATGTTGCAATCATTTTTTTTTATAAATTGCAATATTTAGTCCTTTTTTACACCAGTTGTATTTTGTAAATATTTTTGTACACCCACTTTGGCTATTGCAGACTGGAATCGGGGAAAGTGCAGGGAAGATCTCATTTGATATGTAAACACCGGGGTCTGTTGCGGAAAAAATATACCCGAAAGGTCAACTGGCCCTATATTTGTCTATCATTTATCGATTGCGTACGCACAATTGTTGTGAGATTTATCATAAAATTTACATATTCAATGTTTGAAGAATTCAGTGAAAAGGTAGTCTGCTCATGATTGAACAATTAAATCAATGGTTAGAAAGAGATCCCGATCCGGGAACGAAAGAAGAGTTGAATCAACTCATTAGCGAAAATCAGCAGGAAGAGCTGGCGGATCGGTTCAAAAGCAGACTGGAATTCGGGACTGCAGGGTTGCGGGGGAAAGTCGGGTGTGGGCCAAACCGGATGAATCGTCTGGTGATTCAGGAAACGGCGACCGGGCTTGGGCACTATTTGATCGCGAATGTTGAACGGGCGAAAGAACGGGGTGTGGTGATTGGCTATGATGGCCGCCTGGACTCAAAAACATTCGCGTGTGATACCGCATCTGTTCTGACTGCGCTGGGAATGAAAGTTTATCTGACTGATAAAGTGACGCCGACACCGGTGGTTGCTTTCGGTATTCATCAGTTCAATGCTGCCGCAGGGATTGTGGTGACCGCAAGTCATAACCCGCCTGAATATAACGGTTTTAAAGTTTACTGGGAAAATGGTGCTCAGATTATTCCGCCACATGATCAGGGCATTGCGGCTGCAATAGAGCGCGCGGCTGTTGAACCTCTTTCCGTTTTACCTCTGGCACAGGCAGAGGCACAGCAATTACTGGTCTGGCTGAGTGATGACTATTACCGTGATTATCAAAATGCGATTGCACAGCAGCCTTTATTACAGGCAGATGTTGCCGCTGAAAACCTGGTGATGACTTATACGGCGATGCATGGCGTCGGAGCACCGTTTGCTGAAGCCATGCTTCAATCGGCTGGTTTTACCCAAGTCTATAGTGTTGCAGAACAGCGGGAACCGGATGGTCACTTTCCAACGGTGAATTTTCCAAATCCGGAAGAACCCGGTGCGATGGATCTGGTGGTCAAACTGGCACTGGATAAGCAGGCTGATCTGGCTTGTGCGAATGATCCGGATGCAGACCGTTTTGCTGTTGCGGCCCGGACAAAGCCGGGAGAGTATCAGATGCTGTCCGGCGATCAGGTCGGGGTGCTGCTGGCGGATTATGTGTTACAGAAACATCAGGCGCAGCCGGGCGCTTCGCGTGATGCCCTGATCGGCAACACGATTGTGTCTTCCGGATTACTGGAGAAAATTGCCGGGCAGGCTGGCGTGACATATTTCAAAACGCTGACCGGTTTTAAATGGCTGACCAACGTGGCCATGGAGAAAGAAAGTGAACAGAAACCCTTTTTGTTTGCTTACGAAGAAGCGTTAGGTTACACCATTGGTAATCAGGTCCGGGATAAAGATGGCCTTTCTGCATTGGTTGTGTTTGCACAGATGGCAGCAGCACTGAAACAATCGGGTCAAACCGTTTGGGACCGGCTGGAGCAGATTTATCGTCAGCACGGACTGTATGTGACTGCGCAAAAGAGTCTGGCATTGTCACCGGATATGCCGCCGGTCGGAGATGTTTTGCGAACGAACCCACCCGCAATGATCGCCGGGCGCAAAGTGCTGATGACGGAAGATTACAAAACGGCAGTACGTCGGTTTGCTGATGGCCGGACAGAAGCGATTGATTTACCGGTGAGTGATGTTCTGGTCTATCATTTGGAAGGAGGGCATTTGGAAGGAGGGCATTTGGAAGATCAGGGCCGGGTCATTGTCCGTCCATCCGGAACCGAGCCCAAACTGAAATGCTACTATGAGCTGGCAACGACGATGCATGACGATGAATCGTTCGGTGACGCGCAACGCCGTGCGGATGAACAAATGACGATGCTGATTTCTGAGCATCAGCACTGTCTTTAATTGTCGTATTTTTCCGTTTTAACTTCATGATAATCAGCGCCTTCTTTTGAGAAGGCGCTGTTGTGACGGGTGAGGTTTGGTGCTGGCCGAATTACAACCAGCACTTCTGCGCATGATAGGGGACGACTGAATTCCGGCTGATGAGTTTGCCGGTGACTTTAACCGGACGACATTCGCGGGGTTTGTCATCCGGGTTTTTTTCACACAGTGTCATGGCCATATCGACGGTTTGTTTTGCTATCTGCGCGGTTGGTAGTTCGACGGTTGTCAGCTCTGGCGTGGAAAATTCCCCATGTGGATCATTGCCTATTCCGATGACCGATACCTGCTCCGGCACCTTGATACCTGCTTCAGTCAGTGCTCTGATTGCACCCAGCGCCATATCATCATTGAAAGCAATCAGTGCGGAAAATGGCGCTCCCAGTTTTAACAGGTTGTGACATGCTTCATAGCCGCTTCTGATGTGATAATCACCCGTCTGAATCAGAGACGAACTTTGTGGCAGCTTATATTTCTTCAGTGCCCGCTTGTAACCTCTGAGCCTTTCCTGTCCTGCACTGGTGTCGACCGGCCCGGTAATACAGGCGATGTTGCGGTGACCACTGATCACTAAATGGTCCATTGCGGTTGAGACCAACTGCTCCTGATCAAGACAGACCGAGTGGCAACTGT
It encodes the following:
- a CDS encoding phospho-sugar mutase gives rise to the protein MIEQLNQWLERDPDPGTKEELNQLISENQQEELADRFKSRLEFGTAGLRGKVGCGPNRMNRLVIQETATGLGHYLIANVERAKERGVVIGYDGRLDSKTFACDTASVLTALGMKVYLTDKVTPTPVVAFGIHQFNAAAGIVVTASHNPPEYNGFKVYWENGAQIIPPHDQGIAAAIERAAVEPLSVLPLAQAEAQQLLVWLSDDYYRDYQNAIAQQPLLQADVAAENLVMTYTAMHGVGAPFAEAMLQSAGFTQVYSVAEQREPDGHFPTVNFPNPEEPGAMDLVVKLALDKQADLACANDPDADRFAVAARTKPGEYQMLSGDQVGVLLADYVLQKHQAQPGASRDALIGNTIVSSGLLEKIAGQAGVTYFKTLTGFKWLTNVAMEKESEQKPFLFAYEEALGYTIGNQVRDKDGLSALVVFAQMAAALKQSGQTVWDRLEQIYRQHGLYVTAQKSLALSPDMPPVGDVLRTNPPAMIAGRKVLMTEDYKTAVRRFADGRTEAIDLPVSDVLVYHLEGGHLEGGHLEDQGRVIVRPSGTEPKLKCYYELATTMHDDESFGDAQRRADEQMTMLISEHQHCL
- a CDS encoding Lon protease family protein; the encoded protein is MAIDRLKTEQLYHVARLDKLTSKSTKSLSPIDEIIGQERAQKAVEFAMSIQEKGYNIYAIGRNGLGKRTMILRYLNRHQHENGGLYDWCYVANFNEIRTPKVMKLPQGIGGKLRHDIEKLIEKLLVAIPLAFDNELYISRAEQLKNQLATKQQTELEQISKEAKARHINLTITPQGDYQFVALNGEELHTEETFEALSQKEQERFSQAIDDLEVKLRTMVRQLSEWEETYTEKIKKLNDEVTGEVLTHFIKKLKKDYSEYAPVKEYLTELKKDIIENVEIFLDESNEQGDMATASLDKKLPRRYKVNVLVSHTDEHFPIVVEENPNYHSLFGYIETATYKGTVFTDFSLIRPGSLHRANGGVLLMDAIKVLERPYVWDGLKRALRSRQLSLTSLEKEVTLTGAVSLDPEPIPLNVKIILFGDYRTYQLLAHYDPEFSELFRVTADFEDEMPRTSDSELQYARFISSFVHDNNMLHCDRKAIARIIEQSSRVAGDQNKLSLHSAHIANLLRESNFVARQANSNMIRVGHVNEALHNQELRVNRIQHNIMEGFVNGTMLIQTEGMAVGQVNALSVLSTSDHAFGMPNRITATTCYGDGDIIDIERNVDLGGSLHSKGVMILSAYLHSVLGKNAKVPLTTTITFEQSYGGVDGDSASMAEFCAIVSAFSKQPNYQNIAITGSMNQFGEAQPIGGLNEKIEGFFDVCKIKGRHPDQGVIIPRSNVHNLMLREDIVTAVDKGEFHIWAIDHVTEAIEIFTGKPAGIATEDSSYPVNSIFGIAQAKLNSMRK
- the aroG gene encoding 3-deoxy-7-phosphoheptulonate synthase AroG; translation: MFQTDDVKIKRIKELLPPVAILEKFPATDVAASTTFNARKAIHNILNDKDDRLLVIIGPCSIHDPEAAVEYGKRLKKMRDELGDKLEIVMRVYFEKPRTTVGWKGLINDPYMNNTYKINEGLKIGRKLLLDLTDMGMPTASEFLDMISPQYLADLISWGAIGARTTESQVHRELASGLSSPVGFKNGTDGNIKIAADAIRSASASHHFLSVTKFGHSAIVETDGNPDCHIILRGGKEPNYSEAHVQEVKQKLGAAGLPQKVMIDFSHANSSKKYERQMVVAEDVSAQIAGGENTIFGVMIESHLVEGRQDLVDGRAATYGQSITDACIGWDDTEAVLRQLAAAVEKRRQA
- a CDS encoding LacI family DNA-binding transcriptional regulator — protein: MSTIVDVSRLAGVSKATVSRVINGTGQVKPSTRESVFAAMKQLSYQPDKVAQALAASKNHTIALVLSNYDSLLWSALMEQIMLYAQSEHKKLMIVDSHDDPDNECKIIRKIEGQCDAIVLFSHSLSDTQIQALHDQLSVPLILLNRNSASDSCHSVCLDQEQLVSTAMDHLVISGHRNIACITGPVDTSAGQERLRGYKRALKKYKLPQSSSLIQTGDYHIRSGYEACHNLLKLGAPFSALIAFNDDMALGAIRALTEAGIKVPEQVSVIGIGNDPHGEFSTPELTTVELPTAQIAKQTVDMAMTLCEKNPDDKPRECRPVKVTGKLISRNSVVPYHAQKCWL
- a CDS encoding MATE family efflux transporter, which translates into the protein MLKQTTRTEQTGSGLARQLFSMTWPMVFGVLSMMSFQLIDSIFISQLGVLPLAAQGFTLPVQMIVIGLQVGLGIATTAVIGRVSGQGNAQYAKQLGGLILVIGSVSVAVLAVMIFLIRDPLLHFLGASEDIFPIIDLYWPYWLVSAWSGATLYFLYSICRANGNTILPGSMMVVTSLLNLVFDPLFIFSMDLGLPGAALATLASFALGGLIVTIRIWPKRLLSFIWQGMDIPVSIRMILQVMGPATVSQLLPPLSAMTATKIIAAYGSAPVAAWAIGSRFEFFSLVVVLALTMAMPPMVARFLGGKKVAEIRQLMRIAVCFILSFQAGLAIISFGLSFFAVNWMSDDPAVRQLLRWHLTYVPVSLAPLGVCMLVVSVANALGRSYTALTISALRLFVFFLPCLWIGAQLLQLKGIYMGALVGNCLAGAGAWVMYRRMIHQTEKQNNQG
- a CDS encoding mechanosensitive ion channel family protein, encoding MDKWLTEIQALPVWKNWDNSIVLITFASLVLWISWRLLYSRLYILTEKTRVDWDNLLLHALQTPVTVLIWCWPASISVGLLLDDMVESELNWLLTLKQMLFILCFIWVFLRLIHNIEQHVLSTKKRDETTVQAIAKIARLAFILTGLLSLMQTFGLSLSGLLTFGGVGGLVVGFAAKDLLSNFFGGLMIYFDRPFKVGDWIRSPDRNIEGTVERIGWRMTIIRTFDKRPLYVPNAVFSHIVVENPSRMLNRRIYETIGLRYDDAEKVSRIIQDVKTMLETHPDIDASQTLIVNFNAFGPSSLDFFIYTFTKTVNWIKYHEVKQDILLRVMTIIHQHDADIAYPTQILKLEPESSGSSEGHVFHPQG